In a single window of the Rhineura floridana isolate rRhiFlo1 chromosome 3, rRhiFlo1.hap2, whole genome shotgun sequence genome:
- the LOC133381080 gene encoding zinc finger protein 232-like isoform X2 — protein sequence MEELDPAGPKAKEGLEAGGRDSWAVQVETVKELLTKVAPQQIKKEPDLGLQERWEAQWQEFLRTMHPPQSGWEKPHLPRPWSKDNAKDFQASFKAVVDTSQWPTEERVAQTLPCLSGKAHEAYQRPDPSVIVKEEVPREEDVTSSESCCRRFRQFGYQEAEGPREALSQLQELCHQWLAPQRHTKEQILELVILEQFLTILPAEMQSWVRERGPETCGQVVALAEDFLLRLQQTEGLEQKVPGLLEEAAINSPKSELDPLGTLQLPLPMEIKQEEDGEASLLEADGHIWMNEENFGSQRPEKVSGMLLARAKSVLPQSPKVEEMSRSPQGTEICPSNLPEEMQGQAFLCEKHGKDFNGSPPQEGLLNLKRKKSGTDYRKSCSLSIDLPKKIQKMYECAYCGKICNNSAHLVIHERIHTGEKPHKCSECGKSFTQKGNLTTHKRIHMGEKPHECRDCGKSFSRRQQLIRHERIHSGEKPYKCAVCGKSFCRKDSLITHKGTHAREKPLECSDYGEGFTTNVGLQKR from the exons atgGAAGAGCTGGACCCAGCAGGACCCAAAGCCAAAGAAGGACTGGAAGCAGGAGGAAGAGATTCTTGGGCTGTACAAGTTGAGACGGTCAAGGAGCTTCTGACCAAGGTAGCCCCGCAACAAATTAAGAAGGAACCGGACTTGGGCCTTCAAGAACGCTGGGAGGCCCAGTGGCAGGAGTTCCTGAGGACAATGCACCCTCCTCAGTCAGGATGGGAAAAGCCACATCTCCCTCGACCCTGGTCAAAGGACAACGCAAAGGACTTCCAGGCATCCTTCAAGGCTGTCGTTGATACCAGCCAGTGGCCTACCGAAGAGCGTGTGGCCCAGACCCTGCCATGCCTCTCTGGAAAAGCCCATGAGGCCTACCAAAGGCCGGATCCTTCTGTGATAGTGAAAGAAGAGGTTCCGCGTGAGGAAGACGTCACCAGCTCGGAGTCATGTTGCCGACGCTTCCGGCAGTTTGGCTACCAGGAGGCTGAGGGCCCCCGTGAGGCCTTGAGCCAACTCCAGGAGCTTTGCCACCAGTGGCTGGCGCCACAGAGACACAccaaggagcagatcctggagctggtgatcctggagcagttcctgaccATTCTGCCAGCAGAGATGCAGAGCTGGGTCAGGGAACGCGGCCCGGAAACCTGTGGCCAAGTGGTGGCCCTGGCAGAGGATTTCTTGCTGAGGCTGCAACAGACTGAGGGGCTGGAACAAAAG GTGCCAGGGCTTCTGGAAGAGGCGGCCATTAATTCTCCCAAGTCGGAGCTGGATCCATTGGGCACTCTGCAGTTGCCGCTCCCCATGGAGATCaagcaggaggaggatggggaggccAGCTTGCTGG AAGctgatgggcacatttggatgaaTGAGGAGAACTTTGGCTCGCAAAGACCTGAGAAAGTCAGTGGGATGTTATTGGCGAGAGCCAAAAGTGTGTTACCCCAGAGTCCTAAGGTGGAGGAGATGTCTCGAAGTCCGCAGGGAACAGAGATTTGCCCCTCAAACCTGCCAGAGGAAATGCAAGGCCAAGCTTTTCTTTGTGAGAAGCACGGCAAAGATTTCAACGGAAGTCCCCCACAAGAGGGACTTTTGAACCTTAAGAGGAAAAAGTCAGGCACTGACTACAGAAAAAGCTGTTCTTTGAGCATTGACCTTCCTAAGAAAATACAGAAAATGTATGAATGCGCCTACTGTGGGAAAATATGCAACAACAGTGCCCACCTGGTTATACACGAGAGAATCCACACAGGCGAGAAGCCGCATAAATGCTCtgaatgtgggaaaagcttcacccagAAAGGAAACCTTACCACACACAAGAGAATCCACATGGGAGAGAAACCCCATGAGTGTAGGGACTGTGGGAAAAGTTTCAGCCGGAGACAGCAACTCATAAGACACGAGAGGATCCACTCGGGAGAGAAACCCTACAAATGCGCCGTCTGTGGGAAAAGCTTCTGTCGGAAAGACTCCCTCATTACGCACAAAGGAACCCATGCAAGAGAGAAACCATTGGAATGCTCTGACTATGGGGAAGGCTTCACTACTAATGTTGGACTTCAAAAAAGATAA
- the LOC133381101 gene encoding zinc finger protein 660-like: protein MSAEQGSRKAGRFQAAPVPSGIKMEDPTGPKSAEGAEKAGKSPRVLQVGTIREFFDWASPLQVKQEPDEGLPERWEAQWQEFLRAMQSSHLGWGNLPLTEEAAPWGDNKAFFASFERLAGTCQLPRQEWLARLLPVLSREAKEAYSNLSLQDRGEYAKVKAAILKVDAIRMETQRQRFRQFRYHEAKGPREVCGQLRELCRGWLKPEKHTKEQILDFLVLEQFLTLLPQEIQSWVREHDPETCAQAVPLAEAFLLRQREAERKQKQAAEALVVSRRETKTFAGAGLKRLCREVKQEDTRPLDKGGSSSDHMAKKGTRSAENGLKSPNRARPGERNFQSPEGRKSFHSNQSLIKHQRVHVAESPHQCPDCGKRFTQRSSLTIHRRIHTGEKPYPCPQCGKCFRQSSNLLKHQRIHSGEKPHQCPECGKCFAQRSNLLIHQRTHTGEMPYVCSECGACFSQHRGLVTHQRIHMEEMPYGYGCPDCGKCFQQNSDLTKHLRVHTGEKPYSCPECGKSFSYSSNLSKHQRIHTGEKPYLCNVCGKSFSHLSTRNTHQRVHTGERPYGCTECGKRFISSSKLTRHMRTHSIYTPYICNECGRSFSTHSSLTTHQKAHATESCNVANSWEAAEQGPSSLSGRVSLL, encoded by the exons ATGTCTGCTGAACAAGGGTCTAGAAAGGCTGGCAGATTCCAGGCTGCACCAGTGCCTTCAGGCATCAAAATGGAGGACCCAACAGGCCCCAAATCGGCAGAGGGAGCAGAAAAGGCGGGGAAATCACCACGTGTCCTTCAAGTTGGGACCATCCGAGAATTTTTCGACTGGGCCTCTCCACTGCAAGTGAAACAGGAGCCCGATGAAGGCTTGCCCGAGCGCTGGGAAGCCCAGTGGCAGGAGTTCCTCAGGGCCATGCAGTCCTCTCACCTGGGTTGGGGAAACCTGCCACTGACAGAGGAGGCCGCACCATGGGGGGACAACAAGGCCTTCTTTGCCTCCTTTGAGCGACTGGCTGGGACCTGCCAGTTGCCTCGCCAGGAGTGGTTGGCCCGCCTCCTGCCTGTCCTGAGCCGGGAAGCCAAAGAGGCCTACAGCAACCTTAGCCTCCAAGACCGAGGGGAGTACGCCAAGGTcaaggcagccattttgaaagTGGACGCTATCCGGATGGAGACGCAGCGCCAACGCTTCAGGCAGTTTCGCTACCATGAGGCCAAGGGGCCCCGGGAGGTGTGTGGCCAGCTCCGCGAGCTCTGCCGGGGTTGGCTGAAGCCGGAGAAGCACACCAAGGAGCAGATCTTGGATTTCTTGGTCCTCGAGCAGTTCTTAACCCTCCTGccacaggaaatccagagctgggTTAGGGAGCATGACCCTGAGACCTGCGCCCAAGCTGTGCCCCTGGCAGAGGCCTTCCTGCTGAGGCAgcgggaggctgagagaaagcAAAAACAG GCTGCAGAAGCCCTGGTTGTGAGTCGTCGCGAGACAAAGACATTTGCAGGCGCTGGGCTGAAGCGACTGTGCAGAGAAGTGAAGCAGGAAGACACTAGACCATTAG ACAAAGGTGGCTCCAGCAGCGACCATATGGCAAAGAAAGGAACCCGGAGTGCTGAAAACGGGCTGAAGAGCCCTAACAGAGCCCGGCCAGGAGAAAGGAACTTCCAGAGTCCTGAGGGCAGGAAAAGTTTCCACTCAAACCAAAGCCTCATTAAACATCAGAGAGTCCATGTGGCCGAGAGTCCCCATCAGTGCCCTGACTGTGGAAAGCGCTTCACTCAGCGCTCGAGCCTTACTATCCACcggagaatccacacaggagagaagccgtaTCCTTGTCCCCAGTGTGGGAAATGCTTCCGCCAGAGCTCGAACCTTCTCAAACATCAGAGAATCCACTCGGGTGAAAAGCCACACCAGTGCCCAGAGTGTGGGAAGTGCTTTGCCCAGCGCTCAAACCTTCTTATCCACCAGAGAACCCACACTGGGGAGATGCCTTATGTGTGTTCAGAGTGCGGGGCATGCTTTAGCCAGCACAGAGGGCTCGTCACTCACCAGAGGATCCACATGGAAGAGATGCCCTATGGATATGGCTGTCCAGACTGTGGGAAATGCTTCCAGCAAAACTCGGACCTCACTAAGCATTTGAGAGTCCACACCGGTGAAAAGCCATACAGCTGCCCTGAGTGCGGGAAGAGCTTTAGTTACAGTTCAAATCTCAGCAAacaccagagaatccacacaggagagaagccttaTCTCTGCAACgtgtgtgggaaaagcttcagtcaTTTATCGACCCGGAACACACATCAGcgagtccacacaggagagaggCCGTACGGCTGTACCGAGTGCGGAAAAAGATTCATTTCTAGCTCAAAGCTTACGAGACATATGAGAACACACTCGATATATACCCCTTACATCTGTAATGAATGTGGGAGGAGCTTCAGTACCCACTCCTCCCTCACTACACATCAGAAAGCCCACGCTACTGAGAGCTGCAATGTGGCGAATTCTTGGGAAGCTGCTGAGCAGGGGCCCAGCAGTCTCTCAGGCCGGGTATCACTTCTGTGA
- the LOC133381080 gene encoding zinc finger protein with KRAB and SCAN domains 1-like isoform X3, whose protein sequence is MEELDPAGPKAKEGLEAGGRDSWAVQVETVKELLTKVAPQQIKKEPDLGLQERWEAQWQEFLRTMHPPQSGWEKPHLPRPWSKDNAKDFQASFKAVVDTSQWPTEERVAQTLPCLSGKAHEAYQRPDPSVIVKEEVPREEDVTSSESCCRRFRQFGYQEAEGPREALSQLQELCHQWLAPQRHTKEQILELVILEQFLTILPAEMQSWVRERGPETCGQVVALAEDFLLRLQQTEGLEQKVPGLLEEAAINSPKSELDPLGTLQLPLPMEIKQEEDGEASLLADGHIWMNEENFGSQRPEKVSGMLLARAKSVLPQSPKVEEMSRSPQGTEICPSNLPEEMQGQAFLCEKHGKDFNGSPPQEGLLNLKRKKSGTDYRKSCSLSIDLPKKIQKMYECAYCGKICNNSAHLVIHERIHTGEKPHKCSECGKSFTQKGNLTTHKRIHMGEKPHECRDCGKSFSRRQQLIRHERIHSGEKPYKCAVCGKSFCRKDSLITHKGTHAREKPLECSDYGEGFTTNVGLQKR, encoded by the exons atgGAAGAGCTGGACCCAGCAGGACCCAAAGCCAAAGAAGGACTGGAAGCAGGAGGAAGAGATTCTTGGGCTGTACAAGTTGAGACGGTCAAGGAGCTTCTGACCAAGGTAGCCCCGCAACAAATTAAGAAGGAACCGGACTTGGGCCTTCAAGAACGCTGGGAGGCCCAGTGGCAGGAGTTCCTGAGGACAATGCACCCTCCTCAGTCAGGATGGGAAAAGCCACATCTCCCTCGACCCTGGTCAAAGGACAACGCAAAGGACTTCCAGGCATCCTTCAAGGCTGTCGTTGATACCAGCCAGTGGCCTACCGAAGAGCGTGTGGCCCAGACCCTGCCATGCCTCTCTGGAAAAGCCCATGAGGCCTACCAAAGGCCGGATCCTTCTGTGATAGTGAAAGAAGAGGTTCCGCGTGAGGAAGACGTCACCAGCTCGGAGTCATGTTGCCGACGCTTCCGGCAGTTTGGCTACCAGGAGGCTGAGGGCCCCCGTGAGGCCTTGAGCCAACTCCAGGAGCTTTGCCACCAGTGGCTGGCGCCACAGAGACACAccaaggagcagatcctggagctggtgatcctggagcagttcctgaccATTCTGCCAGCAGAGATGCAGAGCTGGGTCAGGGAACGCGGCCCGGAAACCTGTGGCCAAGTGGTGGCCCTGGCAGAGGATTTCTTGCTGAGGCTGCAACAGACTGAGGGGCTGGAACAAAAG GTGCCAGGGCTTCTGGAAGAGGCGGCCATTAATTCTCCCAAGTCGGAGCTGGATCCATTGGGCACTCTGCAGTTGCCGCTCCCCATGGAGATCaagcaggaggaggatggggaggccAGCTTGCTGG ctgatgggcacatttggatgaaTGAGGAGAACTTTGGCTCGCAAAGACCTGAGAAAGTCAGTGGGATGTTATTGGCGAGAGCCAAAAGTGTGTTACCCCAGAGTCCTAAGGTGGAGGAGATGTCTCGAAGTCCGCAGGGAACAGAGATTTGCCCCTCAAACCTGCCAGAGGAAATGCAAGGCCAAGCTTTTCTTTGTGAGAAGCACGGCAAAGATTTCAACGGAAGTCCCCCACAAGAGGGACTTTTGAACCTTAAGAGGAAAAAGTCAGGCACTGACTACAGAAAAAGCTGTTCTTTGAGCATTGACCTTCCTAAGAAAATACAGAAAATGTATGAATGCGCCTACTGTGGGAAAATATGCAACAACAGTGCCCACCTGGTTATACACGAGAGAATCCACACAGGCGAGAAGCCGCATAAATGCTCtgaatgtgggaaaagcttcacccagAAAGGAAACCTTACCACACACAAGAGAATCCACATGGGAGAGAAACCCCATGAGTGTAGGGACTGTGGGAAAAGTTTCAGCCGGAGACAGCAACTCATAAGACACGAGAGGATCCACTCGGGAGAGAAACCCTACAAATGCGCCGTCTGTGGGAAAAGCTTCTGTCGGAAAGACTCCCTCATTACGCACAAAGGAACCCATGCAAGAGAGAAACCATTGGAATGCTCTGACTATGGGGAAGGCTTCACTACTAATGTTGGACTTCAAAAAAGATAA